The Acropora muricata isolate sample 2 chromosome 7, ASM3666990v1, whole genome shotgun sequence genomic interval CAGAGCAATCGATACTTGCTGACGAACAACTGCAAAGAGAAGATTACTTGGCAAAGAAGGCCTTTGTCTTGCCTGATCAGGACTCGGATTCAGACAGTGCATTGCATAGGACAGCATGAGCGACACTTAAGTTTGATATGCAAAGAAACATTTGTCACTTAAGCTAGAGTGGGCCTTCAGCCCAAATACCCGCCAATCATTGCTACATTCCCGCCTGTTAAAAACTTTAGCTATATCCCAGGTATGctatccagaaaaaaaaaatgctgttataaaatttgaaatctggaatctggaatccggaatcctaaGCGTTAAATCAAAAAGAATGTCTGTACCTTACAGAGGCAATCAAAGTGCTCTTGCTTAACTAAGAGAAAGACGAGATTAACAGCATGGAAAATTCATTAAACCAAAAACTAACCTCCTCGACTGCATAAGAGTTTGCCACTGATCGTATCGGTTCTTGTCTATAGaattcaaagtaaacaaaaagaaaagtagTCAttcaaacacacacacacacacacctaACACACACAAAAGATATGCATAAGACATGGATGCAATGCTAAGAGCATTGACAAAGAAGATTCGCAGAATACTCTGACTAGTTGATTAATAAGTTGGCAGAATGAAGAACGTATAGATTACGTAAAATACAGCACACTTAAACTACACTCGATAAAAGCGCTGCAGAACCATCGAACTGTCAACCGattacacaaaaatttggtttatcaacggagttggtaatgtaaattgaccagtgtacagagattgaaaagctgacattttgagcgttagcccttcgtcagagcgaatagatgaattatgggtagtgtaaggttaatatacagaacaaggagctatgctattggtggaaactaggtaaggcgaaaaacaggaataaattaattgaatgaaaagcgttcgttgattccgtggggattaagggtgccgatttgaaaaatgaatctttgctcaaGGTTTTTGCGGCGGTCTGTGGTACcatgatgtagggaaaggccacAAATAGACATGTAAAATGccaccagtcgcgcgccattttaatctccgtaaccattctaaagaacacatgtctatctgtggcttttccctacatcagggtaccacagacagctgCAAAAACCTTGACCAACGATTCAattttttcaaatcggcacccttaatccccacagCATCAACGaatgcttttcattcaattaatttattcctgtttttcgcctaacctagtttccaccaatagcatagctccttctTCTGTATattaaccttacactacccataattcatctattcgctctgatgaagggctaacgctcaaaatgtcagcttttcaatctctgtatggaggtcaatttacattatcaactccgttgataaaccaaattttcatgtatcactcccccaccgacacagcaccacagtttcttcacaAACTAATCCCTTTACTTTTGTCAACCGATTAGGAAACCCAACTAGAGATCTCGAAAGGCGAACCATCATTTCCATGTCATTGTCTATGTCCAAAAATCAAGCGGtttccaaaagaaaaacaaaatcttttgagaaaaaaacaggTAGGTGcagcaataaataaaaaattacagttacctCTTCAAGTGAACTGGGAAACCACGCTGAAAAGTAGTTCATGCCAACTTTACTTACTGCATCTAGCGACCTGGGGCAAAAGATAGGCTGATCTGCATTACGCAGCTTAGATTCAGGTATGAAATGAAGACATTCTTCCTGCTGGCAACCTTTCTCGTGATGAGTAGTGCAATACTTGACAGTCCTCTCATGGCAACAAACTGGACAAATCGCCCCAGCTTGATATTTCATTCTCTTCAACCAACAAAACTTTTCACGGAAGCACTCAAGCAACAACATGAGCTGGTTCAAGACCTCACGAGCACAAAAAACTTCAAATTGATCTGCAGGCGAGTTGCCAAAATTTGTCTCCGAGTCGTCCTTCAACGAACGAACAATGACTTCAATCAAGGAGGAATGGCATAAGAGTACCACTGAACACTTTTCATCTTTAGTGTAAAATCTGGCGAACTTCTTATACAGGTGAGGGTCCTCTGTGCTCCAAAAGTCCTTTCCCCCCCACTGAAGGAATTGAACCACAAGTCGTGGAAACAGATTGGATAGAGAATGACCAGATTCAAATTTGATGAAAAGGGAGGGTAGTCTTGCCGAGGTAATCAACTCGTGGATGTCCTGTGGTGGATGCCATCTTAACATGGACGGCACCAAATATTTCTTACTAAATGGCTCATCAGATGAAGGCCAAGAGCACAACAAGCTGAAATTCTCCATCATTGCGATGAGGCTTTCAAAGGTGTCATGTTCTTTGGCCAATGAACCCCACATATGCTTGAGGAGTTTTTCTTCCAGGATTCCTTCTCTTTCAAGCTTAACCCACAAATCCTTAAAGCCTTTTTCCATATGATCAAAACGCTTAACAGTTATTACCTTCTTGAAAACATCGATCAACCACTGGGGATCCAAAACAACTAATTTGTTTAGCTTATCAGTGCCATCAAAATGTATTATAATTCTCTGATCGTGCAAAAAGTCAAGAACTGTTTTAAACTCTTGATCGTCATGAATTTGACAGACTTCGGAGGCGATCTGTCTGGCATAGTCAAAAGAGATCCTTTTAGGGCCCTTATTCATTAAGGCAATTAGTGCTTTTTCATACCTTAACCACTTGATTGGGATATATTCATTCCTATGTGGTAGCTCCTCGATTACatctaaaatacattttctcaAACGCTGCACTTCTGAGCACTCCTTTTGCATACCTGATTTCGTGTTATCCACTACAAACACACCATCGTATAGCTGTTTGTTATATGGTTTTGTTTCCAAGGAACCGTACAAACTCCTGGCCAGTTCAGAAGGATCTTTTCCACCAAAAGGTTTGTCAGAATGCGTACACACCAAGATGACAGGAGGAAGTGTCTTTGGCAGTACTGTGTATGTTGAAGCTGAGTACAAATTGTGATCTTCAATTTGACTGGATTGTGAGGAAACTGAGGTCATCCAGTAGTCTAGATAGTCGAAGTTAGTTTTCGTACACGACTTCTCTTCAATATTCTTGAAGATTCCTTGCTTTTCCACGGGCTGTGCAATTTCCTCAGGATCCCGGCTTAGGTCATAAACCAAAAGGTACACTGCCCTTGACGTCAGAAAGAGTTGATGGGTCTCATAATAAACCGATTCTCCGGCGAAATCCCACAGAACTGAATAGAGGTAATCCTCACTTTCCATCTTGTCAACTCTGTCTCTCAGTTCCCTAATCAACGTTTCTATCTCCCTGGGTATCATTTCCGAGGAAACGTTATCTCTAGCTTTCGTCTCTTTCTGATAATTATCTGTGGTTTGAAAGGCTTGACTGAAACCATCGGCGTGTGCAACACCGGATAACCTCGAAGAATCTGTATAATCTTCTACTGTTTCAATTTGTGTAGTTGAAAACGAATCTACAGACAAGCCAGCATGACCAGGATTGATTGCAGGGGACAGATCTGCAAGGATCTCACTGCTTTCACTTACACTGTGAGCCTCGGTGGAGGTTGCGGGCGATGTTTTGAGAACTTTCTCTGGGTCAACAATCTTCTCTTCAGAACTCAATTCTTGTTCATGTCTTAGATTTTCAAAGACTACGCGAGCTACACGATGTTCAAAAGTAATAGccatttcttctttgtttgctGCTTGATCATTCTTCCCTGCCTTCCAAATCTCGGTGGTTACTTTGAAGTGTGATGGATCAACATCTATcccgtcagtgctattttcttctGGGTTGAATCGTAATCCCTGTAGTGACTTCTTTAGGCTGGTTTTTCCTGAACGGTCCTGTCCAATGAACATAATCGGAATCCTTTTTAGACGAGTTTTTCCTTCTGTAAGAGCTTTGTTATAAGCCCGCAATGCCCTAGGACCACGTAGACTGATTTCAAGAGGAGTGACTGCAAAGGTAACGAATCAGACCTTATTAAGACATAGAGATTCAGAGTTCCTACTAGTATATTTTTTGGTTTAGAACAagactttttttaatttacgtAGTTTATCGGGATTAACCCTCCTAAGAATTAGACTTGCACCCCGGAGTTCTTAGGTGCAATGATCCCTGACTCCCAGATGACCAtgacacattaaaaaaaaaacaaaacaaaaaaaaacaagcctATTCCTCTATCCTCTTTTTTTATCGCTAACTCTGATTTTCACAGGTACTCTACTGGGCGAAAAGACAACCTGCACATCTGTTCTCACAGATACTCATTTTCAGTTCGAGTACAAAGCCCGAAAATTTGGAATAACCTTCCTCTCCCTCTGCGCAATTCATTAACTAGCCCAAATTATGGACAAAAACTAAAAGATTATTTCCCCTCATTATGAATTTATTGAGATCTAACACTAGTctgttttcttattattttttctaaCTTTATAACAGCTACTATTGTATTTCTCcttgttttgtttctctttgtcATGAATAGAAAGGAATGTTGATTGTGATACTGCTTccaagccattttaaaacataaacaaatagTCTGTGTAATAGGGAGAAAGCTGTTTCCTACTTcgaatatctctttttgttccagagattaTCCAGTACTTAAAACTATGTAAATTAGCCAAGTGATCACATAATAAACTCTaccaaattttgatcagctATGATGacaaaaagatatctcagccaatttgtatcagctaaatgcttgattctttgcagtaagattctactacaGGTGCTCCACAACACAAGGATGACCAAGAGGTGCTGTGACTAAGGCCAGTTAAGGCACGATAACTTGGACAATTTTACGGGCTTGCCGAAATAAAAGGGCTCGGTTGTAGAATTATAACTTGATTTTATTCCATTAATCTTCTTCGTGCCGTAAACTGAAATTTGGTTAACGTATAATAGGTATAAGCTACTTGAAAACAACTTAAGGTCCATGTGGTAATTCACACTTGACTGATATTCTAACTATGAAATCTAACGGTACTATACCTGCAAAtaaatttcaagtaaaacaACAAGTAATTCTTTCTCTGCCGTGGCTATTAAGCCGAAGCCAATGCCTGGAAAGCTAAATGACTTAAGCTAACAATTACGAGGAACAAGGTCAACAATCACATATCAGTCCTTCGCTTGCCTCTGAAGGAGAACTACTTGAAACCTAAGTCTTGTTTGATGTTATCCTTTAAAGCGTATGTTCGTGGTGAAGGCACGAAGGTTACTGACTTTGAAACAGGCTATGTGATGAGACTATCAggcttatatttttctttgatgttTGAAGTGTGGTTAGACAAATCATCAAGCGTTCATGACATGGCCCAAGAGTTGTGCTATTCTTTTATTGCAAACACTTTCCAATCTTTGTTGGTGTTCTGAGTCTGCCACACCCCGCTATCGCTCTTTTAATTTGTGTGTGAAAAATATGTCTACCTTCTGATGGTCCTCAGAACTTTTCTCCAACCTAAGCAACCGTTTATGAGAAAATTTAAGTTGCTATAAGAAAATCTTGCCGCTGTTATTGTTCCTAATATTAGTAATCCGGTATGTGTATACTACCCAGAAGTCGGGAAAATTACCCGGTTGTGAACGCGATTTTTTTCGGCTGATAGGCAATACCTCTTTCtccaaaatgtttttcaaagTTGTCAGAAGATATTATTTACTTCCTTCGCTTGTTTACATCCTCATTGCCATCTTACCTGAACTGAAAGGATTGTAAGTACTCCATTCAGAGCGACGATCGCATCGCTCAATTTGCAGACTCAATGAGCAACGGTTTTTGTACTTTATGCATACAAAATAATGAATGCCAAATTGCGTATCTCTGACGGTTGATATATTATTGCTTTCAAATGTcggcaaaaacaaagaaagatgaTTATGACGCCATTGGTATCATGAAATTTCTTAAGTCTACCGAAAGAAACATGCTACATTCTAAGGAATCAAGTTACATAGCTGAAAGAAGCTCGATTAACTCCGCTACAGAATCTGTGCAAATCAATGACAGCACAGAGTCACAGCAATTTATTGGCTTGCAAAAAAGAAGACTCTAAACCAGAAGCTGATCCCCCTTCTCGAGCTCCTTGAAATCTTGGAGTTAGCAAACTTAAGTACTTTCAGCACAGATCCAGACCATCTGAGCGAGAAATGTTCATTACTCTCGAAAAAAGCATTCAAGAAATCATCCTCTAAAGAATCAGAAGGGCAAACCTCTTTTGCCGCAGCTGCTTATCTTCATGAAGTATGTGAACCCAGACACGGAAGTGGTTAAGACGATGACCAAGTGCATAGATGACCCGCGTGGTGCCAATGCTGAGGTGATCACTGACCATATATTTGATACGTTGAAAGATTGCAACTTAGAAGTCAGATATTTAAAGTCATGTGTCAGTGATAGTGTCAGTCTCATGACTGAGGAACAAAATGGTGTAGCAGCAAGATTGAAACGTGTCAACAGCCTTCCTTAACTTCCACTTTATCTGCCACAGATTAGCAATCGCATGTGCTGACATTGGAGACAGTATTAAGTACATTGTGAAGGTGGAAAGCCTCCTAAAGGAAACGTTGAAAGTTTTTGAGAACTATCCTAAGCACAACAGtatttttattgaagttcaaaCTGAACTTAAGGATGTCGCCTTAACAGAAAGAGCAAAGAAGATTGTTGGCAAGAAAATCAGAAAGGCTTGTCAAACCCGTTGGTTGTCCTTGGAGCAGAGAGTGAACAATGTGTTTGAAACCCCTGCTGCCTCGTTACCCACCTTTCAGGAGCTCAAGAAGGATGCTCTTGCTGCCGGACTCCTGAAGGAGATGAAAACGGTGAAGTTTCTGGGGACCATTTACATCCTGAAAGAGGTGGTGCCATGTCTGACTACTTTGAGTAAGAGATTTCAAGCTGGAGCCCTAGACTTCTCACATGCAGGACCGACAATTAATCACACTAAGTAGCCAGTCACCTTTGAAGAATctacaagaaaacaaagccagaAGGACGATTGGGTACCTAGAGTTGACCATGACCGACAACGACAAGAAAATTCTTGGCAACCTTATTTCCACATACTTATCAGGCCTGGCAAAGAATATCACCAGTCGCTTCAATGATTGCTTATCCATTTTGTCTACGTCCTGTTGCTCTGCCAAAACCCACTTTGCCTGAATTCAAGGAGTATGACGAAGAAATCAAGATCCTGCCTGATCATATCTTTTTTCAGGGAAATGGAAGACAAAAAAGTCTCTAAAGCACTACTTAAAGCAGAGTGGGCTAAATTCAAATTTGACCTAAACGCTTGGAAAAGTCTCGTCCCTCTATCAACAGCGCGAGGAAGCAGTGAAAAGAGTGCCCCTATCCCATTAAAGTGAGTTTTGCAGCGAGTTGTTAAGATGAAATCTGAGTATGGATATCCTATTCACTCATTGTCTAGCTGGCAGAAGTTACCCTTTCTGCACCAATCACCAATGCTTGGCCAGAAAGGGGTGCAACTGAGATTAAAAGGATCAAAACACGACTGAGAAACAGCCTGAAGAATGAAATGCTCATTACTAAATGTGTCAATAAAAGGGCCAGTTTTTCAACGCCAAAAGCAAAAGAAGTAGTCAAGACAGCAGTTGCAAATTGcctgcaaaagaaaaactgCAGACTACAGAAGCCTCCTATTTCTACCAACAAGGACACCACCTCAGCAGCTATCCTGAAACCTATTTTGGTTGACCAAGGCACCCAGTGGGATTCCCCTGCTGCCCCATTGAGTGCAGAGCAATCGAAACTTGCTGACGAACAACTGTAAAGAGAAGTGTACTTGGCAAAGAAGGCCTTCGTCTTGCCTGATCAGGACTCGGATTCAGACAGTGCATTGCAGAGGACAGCATGAGCGACACTTAAGTTTGATATGCAAAGAAACATTTGTCACTTAAGCTAGAGTGGGCCTTCAGCCCAAATACCCGCACATCATTGCTACATTCCTGCCTGTTAAAAACCTTAGCTATATCCCTGGTATGctatgcagaaaaaaaaaatgcgcttATAAAATTTGGAATCTGGAATCTGGAATCCTAAGCGTTAAATCAAAAAGAATGTCTGTACCTTACAGAGGCAATCAAAGTGCTCTTGCTTAACTGAGAGAAAGACGAGATTAACGGCATGGAAAATTCATTAAACCAAAACTAACCTCTTCGACTGCATAAGAGTTTGGCACTGATCGCATCGGTTGTTGTCTATAGaattcaaagtaaacaaaaaaaaagtagtcattcaaacacacacacacacaaaagaTATGCATAAGACATGGATGCAGTGCTGAGAGCCTTGACAGAGGAGATTCGCATAATACTCTGACTAGTTCATTAACAAGTTAGAAGAATAAAGAACGCATAGATTATGTAAAGTACAGCACACTTAAACTACACTCGATAAAAGCGCTGCAGGACAATGAACTATCAACTGATTAGACCCGGCATTTGAAGAGACCCAACTACAGATCTCGAAAGGCAAACTATCATCTTACCGTCACTTCCAGGTCCATTTCCAAAAAGcattttccaaaagaaaaaagtagaAATCTTTCGGGGAAAAACACAGGTAGGAGCaagaataaataaaaattacagttacctCTTCACGTAAACTGGGAAACCACACTGAAAAGTCGTTCATGCCAACTTTATCTACTGCACCAGGCGACCTGGTGCAAGTGACAGGCTGATTTGCATTACGCAGTTCAGATTCAGGTATGAAATGAAGACATTCGTCCCGCTCGCAATTGTACTTGAGATGAGTAGTGCAATACTTGACAATCCTTTCATGGCAACAAACACGACAAATCACCCCAGCTTGATACTTCATTCTCTTCAACCAAATAAAATCTTTACAAAAGCAATCCAGCAAAAACATGAGCTGTCCGAAGATCTCACGAGCAAGCAAAACTTCAAGTGAATCGCATTGATCTGCGGGCAAGTTACCTAAAATTGCCTCCAAGTCGTCCTTCAGCGAAGGATCATTCCCTCCATGAACAACGACTTCAATCAAGGAAGAATGGCATAAGAGTACCACTGAACACTTTTGGCTTTTAGTGTACAATCTGGCGAAATTCTTAAACAGCCGAGGATTCTCTGTACTCCAAAATTTATTTCTCCCCCACTGAAGGAATTGAACTACAAGTCGTGGAAACAGATTGGATAGAGAATGACCAGATTCAAATTTGATGAAAAGGGAGGGTAGTCTTGCCGAGGTAATCAACTCGTGGATGTCCTGTGGTGGATGCCATCTTAACATGGACGGCACCAAATATTTCTTACTAAATGGCTCATCAGATGAAGGCCAAGAGCACAACAAGCTGAAATTCTCCATCATTGCGATGAGGCTTTCAAAGGTGTCATGTTCTTTGGCCAATGAACCCCACATATGCTTGAGGAGTTTTTCTTCCAGGATTCCTTCTCTTTCAAGTTTATCCCACAAATCCTTAAAGCCTTTCTCCATACCATCAAAACGCTTAACAGTTATTACCTTCTTAAAAACATCGATCAACCACTGGGGATCCAAAACAACTAATTTGTTTAGCTCATCAGTGCCATCAAAATGTATTATAATTCTCTGATCGTGCAAAAAGTCCAGAACTGTTACAAACTCTTGTTCGTCATGAATTTGACATACTTCGGAGGCGATCTGTCTAGCGTGCTCAAAAGTGATCTTTTTATGGCCCTCATCCAGTACGACCTTTAGCGCTTTTTCATACTTTAACCACTTGATTGGGATATATTCATTCGTATGTTGTAGGTCCTTGATTACATCTAAAATACTTTTTCTCAAATGCTGCACTTCTGGGCAGTGCATTTCCATACCTGATTTAGTGTTATCCACTACAAACACCTTATCATATAGCTGTGTGCTATATGGTTTTGTTGCCAAGGAACCGTACAATTTAATGGCCAGATCAGAAGGATTTTCTCCACCAAAAGGTTTGTCAGAATGCGTGCACACCAAGAGGACAGGAGGCGGTATCAGTTTCTTTGGCACAACTGTGGATGTTGAGGCCGAGGGCAAATCGTGATCTTCAATCCAATTGGATTGTGAGGAAACTGAGGTCATCCAGTAGTCTAGATAGTCGCGGTTCATACAAAACGTCTCTTTACTTTTCTCAAAGACTCCTCGCCTTTGCACGGGCTCTGCAATTTCCTCAGGATTCTGGCTTAGGTCATAAACCAAAAGGTAGACTGCCCTTGAAGTCAGAAAGAGTTGATGGGTCTCATAATAAACTGATTCTCCAGCGAAATCCCAGAAAACTGAATAGAGGTAGTCATCACTTTCCATCTTGTCAACTCTATCTCCCAGTTCCCTTATCAACGTTTCTATCTCTTTAGATATTACTCCAGAGGAAACATTGCTATCTCTAACTTTCGTCTCTGTCTGATAATTATCTTTGGTTTGAAAGACTCGACTGCCACCATCGGCATGTGCAACACCAGATGAGTTTGAAGAATCTGCACAAGAATCTACTGTTTCAGAAGTCAATTCTTGTTGCCTTAGATTTTCAAAAACTACGCGAGCTACACGTTGCTCAAAAGAAATAGCCATTTCCTCTTTGTTTGCTGCTTGATCCTTCTTCCCTGCCTTCCAAATCTCGGTGGTTACTTTGAAGTGCGATGGATCAACATCTATCCCGTCAGTGCTCTTTTCTTCTGGGTTGAATCGTAATCCCTGTAGTGACTTCTTAAGGCTGGTTTTTCCTGAACGGTCCTGTCCAATCAACATAATGGGAATCCTTTTTAGACGAGTTTTTCCTTCTGTAAGAGCCTTGTTATAAGCCTCCAATGCCCTAGGTCCACGTAGATTGATTTCAGGAGGAGTAACTGCAAAGGTAACGAATAAGACCttattaaaacaaaagagattCAGAGATTCCTATTAGTATATTTTTTGGTTTAgaagaagattttttttttaaatttacttaGTTTAAAGGGATTAAGTTGCCTAGAAATTAGACTTGCACCCCAGACTTCTTAGGTGCAAGTATCCCTGACTACCAGATGACCATAACCGGAGCTCTACTGTGTCATTACCAGTTGCGCTCCTCGACtgattaaaaaaattggttCTTCCCCATACCAACTGGGATTTAAAGAATTGTTTGTCTTCATTCCTATCGGTTGCGTAATGTTGACTAATttttttcaacatgttttttgtctgttttgttttttttttcttcagtgttcCTACGGAGTTCGCTGAGGGCTTAAAGttacgattttttttctttgagtatAGCTATCTAATGTTTAAAACTTCCTTGATCCCTTGGGTTTAGTGAACTTAGCTTGATTTTATTCTGCTTGTTTCTTGGACTTCAAAAGACAGTGCATTATGACTGTATTTTTTGCCAAAGGTGCGGTCAACCATTTGGCCAGAAAATTTTAGCAAGTTGCCCAAATTTTTAGGAAACAGACGGAAAAAACGAGGGTCTGATGCACTAACATAGGCCTACATACTTTGGTACCTAAGAGATAGTCATGCTGCTTCAAATTCTGctgatagtgacatattttaagccGTGACTCATCTACCTGCACGTTCTAAGACTTActgtaacctttatttcttaaagcagcgattgaagagcacccttcccacctcaaatgatattctgtccgagcactggattTGGGGGGttgaaattaatgtttaaaTCTCTGACGGGTCTTAAGATGTTAGTTTTCAAGGAACCCGGTTCTCCAACTGCCGTTTctatgaataattattgcaaaattaGGTATAAACAAACAAGTCAGGGCTTAAAATTTCTGTGCCTTTTACCCTTACTTTATTTCTCGCTATATGACCGTTGGCTAAATAACTGTCTAATAAACAATTTATGTTAGGTAGGAAATTTTCAATATGcctcatgtgatttattatttgcgctctcactccagtataatatatttgtttacctGTTACAGCGTAAAATAATCctagaaaaagacaatttccatcacctagtTTTTTAATGAGCTTTGAAGGTGTGCCAAGTGGCTTAGCGAGCTTTTAACAATGTTTTACAGCTAATGGCGAGGTGTGGCAAGGga includes:
- the LOC136922704 gene encoding uncharacterized protein isoform X6, which produces MDDQDGNGRDISYDWPFQSMRHASYKNILPLLGSDFELGEIKENEQRTHIELGEMKERTNIQLGEMKDVREANGVPQDGLGDDKIVTPPEINLRGPRALEAYNKALTEGKTRLKRIPIMLIGQDRSGKTSLKKSLQGLRFNPEEKSTDGIDVDPSHFKVTTEIWKAGKKDQAANKEEMAISFEQRVARVVFENLRQQELTSETVDSCADSSNSSGVAHADGGSRVFQTKDNYQTETKVRDSNVSSGVISKEIETLIRELGDRVDKMESDDYLYSVFWDFAGESVYYETHQLFLTSRAVYLLVYDLSQNPEEIAEPVQRRGVFEKSKETFCMNRDYLDYWMTSVSSQSNWIEDHDLPSASTSTVVPKKLIPPPVLLVCTHSDKPFGGENPSDLAIKLYGSLATKPYSTQLYDKVFVVDNTKSGMEMHCPEVQHLRKSILDVIKDLQHTNEYIPIKWLKYEKALKVVLDEGHKKITFEHARQIASEVCQIHDEQEFVTVLDFLHDQRIIIHFDGTDELNKLVVLDPQWLIDVFKKVITVKRFDGMEKGFKDLWDKLEREGILEEKLLKHMWGSLAKEHDTFESLIAMMENFSLLCSWPSSDEPFSKKYLVPSMLRWHPPQDIHELITSARLPSLFIKFESGHSLSNLFPRLVVQFLQWGRNKFWSTENPRLFKNFARLYTKSQKCSVVLLCHSSLIEVVVHGGNDPSLKDDLEAILGNLPADQCDSLEVLLAREIFGQLMFLLDCFCKDFIWLKRMKYQAGVICRVCCHERIVKYCTTHLKYNCERDECLHFIPESELRNANQPVTCTRSPGAVDKVGMNDFSVWFPSLREETTTDAISAKLLCSRRVTPLEISLRGPRALRAYNKALTEGKTRLKRIPIMFIGQDRSGKTSLKKSLQGLRFNPEENSTDGIDVDPSHFKVTTEIWKAGKNDQAANKEEMAITFEHRVARVVFENLRHEQELSSEEKIVDPEKVLKTSPATSTEAHSVSESSEILADLSPAINPGHAGLSVDSFSTTQIETVEDYTDSSRLSGVAHADGFSQAFQTTDNYQKETKARDNVSSEMIPREIETLIRELRDRVDKMESEDYLYSVLWDFAGESVYYETHQLFLTSRAVYLLVYDLSRDPEEIAQPVEKQGIFKNIEEKSCTKTNFDYLDYWMTSVSSQSSQIEDHNLYSASTYTVLPKTLPPVILVCTHSDKPFGGKDPSELARSLYGSLETKPYNKQLYDGVFVVDNTKSGMQKECSEVQRLRKCILDVIEELPHRNEYIPIKWLRYEKALIALMNKGPKRISFDYARQIASEVCQIHDDQEFKTVLDFLHDQRIIIHFDGTDKLNKLVVLDPQWLIDVFKKVITVKRFDHMEKGFKDLWVKLEREGILEEKLLKHMWGSLAKEHDTFESLIAMMENFSLLCSWPSSDEPFSKKYLVPSMLRWHPPQDIHELITSARLPSLFIKFESGHSLSNLFPRLVVQFLQWGGKDFWSTEDPHLYKKFARFYTKDEKCSVVLLCHSSLIEVIVRSLKDDSETNFGNSPADQFEVFCAREVLNQLMLLLECFREKFCWLKRMKYQAGAICPVCCHERTVKYCTTHHEKGCQQEECLHFIPESKLRNADQPIFCPRSLDAVSKVGMNYFSAWFPSSLEETRTDTISGKLLCSRGDSSKVTGYLV
- the LOC136922704 gene encoding uncharacterized protein isoform X5, with the protein product MDDQDGNGRDISYDWPFQSMRHASYKNILPLLGSDFELGEIKENEQRTHIELGEMKERTNIQLGEMKDVREANGVPQDGLGDDKIVTPPEINLRGPRALEAYNKALTEGKTRLKRIPIMLIGQDRSGKTSLKKSLQGLRFNPEEKSTDGIDVDPSHFKVTTEIWKAGKKDQAANKEEMAISFEQRVARVVFENLRQQELTSETVDSCADSSNSSGVAHADGGSRVFQTKDNYQTETKVRDSNVSSGVISKEIETLIRELGDRVDKMESDDYLYSVFWDFAGESVYYETHQLFLTSRAVYLLVYDLSQNPEEIAEPVQRRGVFEKSKETFCMNRDYLDYWMTSVSSQSNWIEDHDLPSASTSTVVPKKLIPPPVLLVCTHSDKPFGGENPSDLAIKLYGSLATKPYSTQLYDKVFVVDNTKSGMEMHCPEVQHLRKSILDVIKDLQHTNEYIPIKWLKYEKALKVVLDEGHKKITFEHARQIASEVCQIHDEQEFVTVLDFLHDQRIIIHFDGTDELNKLVVLDPQWLIDVFKKVITVKRFDGMEKGFKDLWDKLEREGILEEKLLKHMWGSLAKEHDTFESLIAMMENFSLLCSWPSSDEPFSKKYLVPSMLRWHPPQDIHELITSARLPSLFIKFESGHSLSNLFPRLVVQFLQWGRNKFWSTENPRLFKNFARLYTKSQKCSVVLLCHSSLIEVVVHGGNDPSLKDDLEAILGNLPADQCDSLEVLLAREIFGQLMFLLDCFCKDFIWLKRMKYQAGVICRVCCHERIVKYCTTHLKYNCERDECLHFIPESELRNANQPVTCTRSPGAVDKVGMNDFSVWFPSLREETTTDAISAKLLCSRRVTPLEISLRGPRALRAYNKALTEGKTRLKRIPIMFIGQDRSGKTSLKKSLQGLRFNPEENSTDGIDVDPSHFKVTTEIWKAGKNDQAANKEEMAITFEHRVARVVFENLRHEQELSSEEKIVDPEKVLKTSPATSTEAHSVSESSEILADLSPAINPGHAGLSVDSFSTTQIETVEDYTDSSRLSGVAHADGFSQAFQTTDNYQKETKARDNVSSEMIPREIETLIRELRDRVDKMESEDYLYSVLWDFAGESVYYETHQLFLTSRAVYLLVYDLSRDPEEIAQPVEKQGIFKNIEEKSCTKTNFDYLDYWMTSVSSQSSQIEDHNLYSASTYTVLPKTLPPVILVCTHSDKPFGGKDPSELARSLYGSLETKPYNKQLYDGVFVVDNTKSGMQKECSEVQRLRKCILDVIEELPHRNEYIPIKWLRYEKALIALMNKGPKRISFDYARQIASEVCQIHDDQEFKTVLDFLHDQRIIIHFDGTDKLNKLVVLDPQWLIDVFKKVITVKRFDHMEKGFKDLWVKLEREGILEEKLLKHMWGSLAKEHDTFESLIAMMENFSLLCSWPSSDEPFSKKYLVPSMLRWHPPQDIHELITSARLPSLFIKFESGHSLSNLFPRLVVQFLQWGGKDFWSTEDPHLYKKFARFYTKDEKCSVVLLCHSSLIEVIVRSLKDDSETNFGNSPADQFEVFCAREVLNQLMLLLECFREKFCWLKRMKYQAGAICPVCCHERTVKYCTTHHEKGCQQEECLHFIPESKLRNADQPIFCPRSLDAVSKVGMNYFSAWFPSSLEETRTDTISGKLLCSRGDLHWNTCCPN